Within the Rosa rugosa chromosome 2, drRosRugo1.1, whole genome shotgun sequence genome, the region CTTGAGGGCTAAACTACCAGGAAGACCAACAAGGGATTGCTTATTTTCTGATCCTGCTCGAGATGGGAAAAGGTACTTGAAAGAATTTCACTATTGATTCTTGTTATcattgtttttcactttttctatATACTTTTTTCTAATCCAAGTCTTGATATTGCAGTCTTCTGAAGATATGGAATCTGAATGATTTTACTGGAGTTGTGGGAATCTTTAACTGCCAGGGAGCCGGGTGGTGTAAGGttggaaagacgaacctcatcCATGACGTAGAGCCGGGCACAGTTACAGGGGTTATTAGGGCTAAAGATGTTGATTATCTGCCCAAGGTTGCACATGAGACATGGACTGGGGATGCTGTCATATATTCCCATCTTGGTGGTAAGTTTAGCATTTTGATGTGGTACTTGTTCTTGCTGCATATTTTACTGGTAGACTGTAGTATTTGGAGTAACTTAACAAAATTGATTGTGATGTAAATTGCAGGAGAGGTGATATATCTTCACAAGGATGCATCTCGGCCAATTACTCTGAAATCCCGAGAGTACGAAGTTTTTACAGTGGTTCCTGCTAAGAAATTGTCTGATGGTGTAACATTTGCTCCCATCGGCCTAATCAAGATGTTCAATTCTGGGGGAGCCATAAAAGAATATGAATCTAAGAGCAGTACAACAGTTGACTTGAAAGTTCATGGGTCTGGTCTATTCGGAGCATATTCATCAGCTCGACCAAAGAGGATAACAGTTGATTCGGAGGATATGGAGTTTGGATATGAAGTTGAATCGGGTTTACTCACCATTGATTTGAGAGTTGCAGAGAAAGAATTGTACCTTTGGAACATCACCATTGAACTTTGAGGATTATCATGCATGTGTTGTAGTTACCAGGGTATTGTGTTAGAAACTTCTGTAGGTTTAGAGGGAAATAATATCTGTAGCCTGTAGTTGTATTCATAAGTTGGGACAGAAATGCAGACTGCTATTCTTCTCTGCATGATCCCCTTCTTGTTGTATTCATTAAAATTGGAAGTGAAATGCAATGTGCTTTTATTCTCTGCATGTTTGTTACCAAATTAAGGGAATGATCGGTTTGCACCAAGCACATGTAAAATAACAAATAAGATGTATATTAACACCTTTAGTCACAATTAATGTAAGTTTCTGTAGTTGGGACAAAGAACTTGTGTTCAGGTTGCTTCTCCCACATGTAACTTGCAGATTCAATCCATTCTCGGCGGACCAACAGCTTCTTATTCTTCACTGCCAGAAGAGAATTCTTGGTTCGAGTATTTGTTGCAACCACATGGGTGATTGATGGTGCATCCACTCGAGTTGAACAAGTTGCTCCCAACTCCTCTGCCATTTTCCAAATATTATTGATTCTAGTTAAATCATGACAGTCGAAAACGATCTCACAgcctttcaagtttcaacactCGTTTCCGAAGAGTCTTTAACACCTGCCTTACATCATTTCCAAAGTGATTCTTGTTGGGCAGCTTATGAACAAAGAACATAGCGTGGACTTGCTTAAGAAGCTGAAGAATATGTTCAAGATAATCATTTTCATCCGTCTTCAACTCGGCAAGAGACTTGCGGTTATTGAGGCACATTGTTTGAGAACTGTATTTGAAGAAATAATATCGTCTTATTACTATCAAATTGTCCTGATTTTCCTTTGTCCATGCCTCTCGTGTATCGTCAAGGATCAAGACATTAGAATCTTCACAACCACGCACAAGATCTAGACACTTCTTTTGTCCTCGGGAGCTGTGGTCGTTGCACGATATTACTCTAGAGCTAGAAGTGAAGAAGTACTCTTGTTCGGGGTCAAGCAACTCAGCCATTCGCAATGCATAAGCTCGATTGCCTGTTGTGTATATGTGCATCTCAAACACGTGACTGGCTTCCTTGAGAAATGTCCTGACAAAGGGCCTCAACTTGGTTATCATGGTTGAATCCATGAAAACATCACCTTCCAGAGAATGATCATCTGTTTTGGTCTTTAAGTATTCTTCTTGGGGAGTCACATGATCGAGTTCGGTGGAGTGCAGTAGTGTGTGATCTAGATCAAGTACCAAGTGTAGTTTCCTGTTTTGAGACGAACAAGACTTGGAATTCAAGTTCAGTGCTCTATGAAGATTCGAAGCAATGCGATCGTCCGCTTGCTTCATTGTGAATTCGAGATGAAATAGTTAATAAAGAAAGAGAATTGCAGCCTATTTGATATATAAGGAGAACTATTCCTAATCTTCCTGGACTTGTACTCCGTGACATATTAGGATAGGGAATTAATTAGAATTTGTTATGGCCACAGGTGCCTTCTTTACCAAGTAAGACATGCCCTTTTGGTAGAGGATTGAGGCAATGTTCAGGGGCAGAGTATAGTGGAGTGCTAGGTGAGCCACACTCACTTGTCAGCTTGCCACGTGAGGAGAAAAGCTCataaaaattta harbors:
- the LOC133730247 gene encoding RNA polymerase II C-terminal domain phosphatase-like 4; translated protein: MKQADDRIASNLHRALNLNSKSCSSQNRKLHLVLDLDHTLLHSTELDHVTPQEEYLKTKTDDHSLEGDVFMDSTMITKLRPFVRTFLKEASHVFEMHIYTTGNRAYALRMAELLDPEQEYFFTSSSRVISCNDHSSRGQKKCLDLVRGCEDSNVLILDDTREAWTKENQDNLIVIRRYYFFKYSSQTMCLNNRKSLAELKTDENDYLEHILQLLKQVHAMFFVHKLPNKNHFGNDVRQVLKTLRKRVLKLERL